The Cygnus atratus isolate AKBS03 ecotype Queensland, Australia chromosome 19, CAtr_DNAZoo_HiC_assembly, whole genome shotgun sequence genome includes a window with the following:
- the TRAF1 gene encoding TNF receptor-associated factor 1 isoform X2, producing the protein MAEKSSRGPQDVLSSSPDENEFPFGYPTNICEDAPDQKYLCSNCNNILKKALQTLCGHRYCSACLSWIVRNNKNPICQKCKEEDPSTLSEGSLLAEERAFGDAAINKEISELKVRCVTPGCSWSGIMKIFEEHQSLCEYALIPCHTGCGHMVMRKNLADHLENGCVNNVTMCQKCKRSLSSSEYQKHSCEGSLCREQKRVQTETSSKEKNHSTVLINKDGCRFSEVGCSFRGSKEKMKEHEKTAVGAHMLLLLQHIKQLKASLCTVSKAANGFVPQSQLNVNVADKSIPDLQIPGGLEINGDLEVDCFPASSVPEDESVLQQLVREKVISELENKLHVFENIVSVLNKEVETSNLEITAFRRQSELDQNIIRGLELKIAELHRCLTQKDAGLSNLHKSLLFSEQASYDGVFLWKITDVGRKLQDSVTGRTVSLYSPAFYTAKYGYKVCLRIYLNGDGTGKGTHVSLFFVVMKGDYDALLPWPFRHKVTFMLLDQNNREHIIDAFRPDLTSASFQRPVNDMNVASGCPMFLPLTKLQSPKYAYVKEDTLFLKCIIETNS; encoded by the exons ATGGCTGAGAAATCAAGCAGAGGCCCGCAGGATGTCCTCAGCTCTTCTCctgatgaaaatgaatttccttttgGATATCCCACTAACATCTGTGAAGATGCACCTGATCAGAAGTACCTGTGCAGCAACTGCAACAATATTCTGAAGAAAGCCCTGCAAACGCTCTGTGGGCATAGGTACTGCTCAGCCTGCCTGTCGTGGATTGTACG aaacaataaaaatccaATTTGCCAGAAATGTAAGGAGGAGGATCCCAGTACTTTAAGTGAAGGAAGCCTATTGGCAGAAGAAAGG GCTTTTGGCGATGCTGCCATTAATAAAGAGATTTCTGAGCTCAAAGTACGCTGCGTGACCCCTGGATGCAGTTGGTCTGGTATCATGAAAATTTTTGAA GAGCATCAGAGTTTATGTGAATATGCTTTAATCCCTTGTCACACTGGTTGTGGACACATGGTAATGAGAAAGAATCTTGCAGATCATTTGGAAAACGGATGTGTTAATAATGTGACAATGTGTCAGAAGTGCAAGCGGAGCCTATCCAGTAGTGAATACCAA AAACATTCATGTGAAGGCAGTTTATGTAGGGAGCAGAAACGTGtgcaaacagaaacatcatCAAAGGAAAAG aaccACTCTACAGTCTTGATCAACAAGGATGGATGTCGGTTTTCTGAAGTTGGCTGTTCATTTAGG GGAAGCAAAGAGAAGATGAAGGAGCATGAAAAAACTGCAGTTGGGGCCcacatgctgcttctgctgcagcacatAAAGCAACTGAAGGCAAGCTTGTGCACTGTTTCCAAAGCTGCAAATGGTTTCGTCCCACAATCACAGCTGAATGTGAATGTTGCAGACAAAAGCATCCCTGATCTGCAGATCCCAGGCGGTCTGGAAATCAATGGGGATCTGGAAGTAGACTGTTTTCCTGCATCTTCTGTTCCTGAAGATGAATCTGTTCTGCAGCAACTTGTGAGGGAGAAAGTGATTTCTGAGCTAGAAAATAAGCTACACGTGTTTGAGAATATTGTGTCAGTACTCAATAAGGAAGTGGAAACCTCTAACTTGGAAATCACAGCCTTTCGGAGACAGAGTGAACTTGACCAAAATATAATACGAGGCCTTGAACTGAAG attgCAGAGTTGCACCGGTGCCTGACCCAGAAGGATGCAGGCCTCAGCAATCTTCATAAGAGTCTTCTGTTCTCTGAGCAAGCGTCCTACGACGGGgtctttctgtggaaaataacAGATGTTGGTCGGAAGTTACAGGACTCTGTGACGGGAAGAACAGTCAGTTTGTACTCACCAG ctttctaCACTGCAAAGTATGGCTACAAGGTTTGTCTGCGGATTTATCTGAATGGGGATGGGACAGGAAAAGGAACCCATGTGTCACTGTTCTTTGTTGTTATGAAAGGAGACTATGATGCTCTGCTCCCTTGGCCTTTCAGACACAAG gttaCATTTATGCTGCTTGACCAAAATAATAGGGAACATATTATTGATGCATTTCGCCCAGACTTgacttctgcttcctttcagaGACCAGTGAATGATATGAATGTTGCAAGTGGCTGTCCCATGTTCCTCCCTTTGACCAAATTACAGTCACCTAAATATGCCTATGTGAAAGAAGACACACTTTTCCTTAAATGCATTATAGAAACAAATTCCTAA
- the TRAF1 gene encoding TNF receptor-associated factor 1 isoform X1, whose amino-acid sequence MAEKSSRGPQDVLSSSPDENEFPFGYPTNICEDAPDQKYLCSNCNNILKKALQTLCGHRYCSACLSWIVRNNKNPICQKCKEEDPSTLSEGSLLAEERAFGDAAINKEISELKVRCVTPGCSWSGIMKIFEEHQSLCEYALIPCHTGCGHMVMRKNLADHLENGCVNNVTMCQKCKRSLSSSEYQKHSCEGSLCREQKRVQTETSSKEKQNHSTVLINKDGCRFSEVGCSFRGSKEKMKEHEKTAVGAHMLLLLQHIKQLKASLCTVSKAANGFVPQSQLNVNVADKSIPDLQIPGGLEINGDLEVDCFPASSVPEDESVLQQLVREKVISELENKLHVFENIVSVLNKEVETSNLEITAFRRQSELDQNIIRGLELKIAELHRCLTQKDAGLSNLHKSLLFSEQASYDGVFLWKITDVGRKLQDSVTGRTVSLYSPAFYTAKYGYKVCLRIYLNGDGTGKGTHVSLFFVVMKGDYDALLPWPFRHKVTFMLLDQNNREHIIDAFRPDLTSASFQRPVNDMNVASGCPMFLPLTKLQSPKYAYVKEDTLFLKCIIETNS is encoded by the exons ATGGCTGAGAAATCAAGCAGAGGCCCGCAGGATGTCCTCAGCTCTTCTCctgatgaaaatgaatttccttttgGATATCCCACTAACATCTGTGAAGATGCACCTGATCAGAAGTACCTGTGCAGCAACTGCAACAATATTCTGAAGAAAGCCCTGCAAACGCTCTGTGGGCATAGGTACTGCTCAGCCTGCCTGTCGTGGATTGTACG aaacaataaaaatccaATTTGCCAGAAATGTAAGGAGGAGGATCCCAGTACTTTAAGTGAAGGAAGCCTATTGGCAGAAGAAAGG GCTTTTGGCGATGCTGCCATTAATAAAGAGATTTCTGAGCTCAAAGTACGCTGCGTGACCCCTGGATGCAGTTGGTCTGGTATCATGAAAATTTTTGAA GAGCATCAGAGTTTATGTGAATATGCTTTAATCCCTTGTCACACTGGTTGTGGACACATGGTAATGAGAAAGAATCTTGCAGATCATTTGGAAAACGGATGTGTTAATAATGTGACAATGTGTCAGAAGTGCAAGCGGAGCCTATCCAGTAGTGAATACCAA AAACATTCATGTGAAGGCAGTTTATGTAGGGAGCAGAAACGTGtgcaaacagaaacatcatCAAAGGAAAAG cagaaccACTCTACAGTCTTGATCAACAAGGATGGATGTCGGTTTTCTGAAGTTGGCTGTTCATTTAGG GGAAGCAAAGAGAAGATGAAGGAGCATGAAAAAACTGCAGTTGGGGCCcacatgctgcttctgctgcagcacatAAAGCAACTGAAGGCAAGCTTGTGCACTGTTTCCAAAGCTGCAAATGGTTTCGTCCCACAATCACAGCTGAATGTGAATGTTGCAGACAAAAGCATCCCTGATCTGCAGATCCCAGGCGGTCTGGAAATCAATGGGGATCTGGAAGTAGACTGTTTTCCTGCATCTTCTGTTCCTGAAGATGAATCTGTTCTGCAGCAACTTGTGAGGGAGAAAGTGATTTCTGAGCTAGAAAATAAGCTACACGTGTTTGAGAATATTGTGTCAGTACTCAATAAGGAAGTGGAAACCTCTAACTTGGAAATCACAGCCTTTCGGAGACAGAGTGAACTTGACCAAAATATAATACGAGGCCTTGAACTGAAG attgCAGAGTTGCACCGGTGCCTGACCCAGAAGGATGCAGGCCTCAGCAATCTTCATAAGAGTCTTCTGTTCTCTGAGCAAGCGTCCTACGACGGGgtctttctgtggaaaataacAGATGTTGGTCGGAAGTTACAGGACTCTGTGACGGGAAGAACAGTCAGTTTGTACTCACCAG ctttctaCACTGCAAAGTATGGCTACAAGGTTTGTCTGCGGATTTATCTGAATGGGGATGGGACAGGAAAAGGAACCCATGTGTCACTGTTCTTTGTTGTTATGAAAGGAGACTATGATGCTCTGCTCCCTTGGCCTTTCAGACACAAG gttaCATTTATGCTGCTTGACCAAAATAATAGGGAACATATTATTGATGCATTTCGCCCAGACTTgacttctgcttcctttcagaGACCAGTGAATGATATGAATGTTGCAAGTGGCTGTCCCATGTTCCTCCCTTTGACCAAATTACAGTCACCTAAATATGCCTATGTGAAAGAAGACACACTTTTCCTTAAATGCATTATAGAAACAAATTCCTAA